The sequence AGCGGGTCGAGATAAAATGACCGCACGAGGGCGCCCGGCGGCCCGAGGCGGTGCCGGACATGCGACGCTATCGCAATGGCGTGTCCGGCGGGAACTATCAGGTCGGCATCACCGGAAATTTCGAGGTCGCGTTCGATGGCGAGGCTGATCTGGTGCGCCACATGGTTATGGGGACGGCTGCTCCCGATGCGCGCGTCAATGAGCGCCCAGCCGGTCCCGAGCATGATCGAACCCGACCAAGAGGCGGTGCTTGGGGTCAAACCGGATCGGCGGTGACGAAGGGTTCGAGCGTACCGAACCAGGCAACCAGCGCGAGTATGGCGAGCGCGGCCGACGCTTCGATGATGAGGCTTCTGCGCATGGCTGCAATCGCGAGGTCGGGGTCGGCGTCGACATTGTCGGTATCGGTCCCCGGGACGGCGGCCGCGAGCGCCGGGGTCAGCCGCCAGCGGTTCGCCGCCGCGAGCGCCAGCATCAGTCCGAACAGCGCAAGCTTGGCGAGAAGCAATTGTCCATAGGGCGAGCCGAGGGAACGGCCGAGATTCTCGGCGCCGACGATCATCTGGCTGTTGACGAGGCCGGTGGCGGCGATGACGAGGACGCAGATCGTACCGACGCGCGAGAATTGATCGAGGCTCCGCGCCGCAATTTGGAGTCCGCCCGGCCATTCGCGGACACGACGTGGTGAGATCAGGATCAGGAAGGCGCCGATCGCGCCGATCCAGACCGCCGCTGCAATCAGGTGCAAGATGTCGCTGATCCGGTGCACGGTGCCTGCGGCGCCTTCGGTCGCGCCGGCGTGGCCGGACCAGACCAGACTCGCGACGGCCACCGAGCCCGCGGCCGCGAGTACGGCGGCCGAAGTTGTCGGCCAGCGGACCATCCAGATCGCGACTCCCAGCGCGAGCAGCAGCGCTGCGCTCCGGTAGACCCAGGCTGTGCCGACCTCGGTCTCGCGAACAAGGTCCCAAAAAGGCTGGAGTTCCAGGGAGAGGAGCCCCACACCCTGCATCGAAGCCGCGAGCACGCCCATCCCCAAGATGGAGAGAAGCAGTCCGGCGGCGCAGAGCCATCGCTCTGCGCGCCAGATCGAGGCCATCATCGACTGCGGCGCAAGGCGTTCGCTCCGTGTCAGCGCAAAAAGCGGGAACGCAGCAAGGCCGGCGATGAGCATCAGGTCCGCATAAAGTGCGAACCTGATGCCGATCAGAACGGGGTCCCCCACCGTCTTTTACTTTACGGTGAAGCTGAATTCGCTGCCCATGCGGTGGGTATCAGCGCCCGCCGCCGACCATGTGACCTTGTAGGTTCCGGCTGTCAGCGGCCGCTTGAGCATCAGCATCGCCGACTTGCCCTCTTTGCCCATCATCGACGAGTAAGGCACCTTCATCGGGGCATGATTGGCCATGCCGGGCATGCCGGTCATGACCAGCTCGGTCTTGAGGGTCGAGGCGACGATCTTTTCGTTGAACTGAAGATTGACCGACGTGACCTTCGAAACGGTCGAATTGGCGGCGGGCGTCGAGCTGACGAGCTTGGTGTGCGCGCTTGCCGTGGCCGGCATGAGAAGCAGAGCGAAAGCCGCCGCTGCAGAGGGGAGAAGAGACTTGAACATGAACACCTCCAAATGCGTGTCTGTCCTGCTAATACGCAGGATATCGGCATGGCCCTCAAATATTCCGGAATAATATTCTGGTGTGAGGGGTGAGGCGCTTCGGCGCGTATGTACAATGATGGAAAGGTTTGAAGAGACGATCGATGGATAAGGAGCTTCGCATTTTGAACAGGATCGATCTGCCCGCAGCGCTCGATGCGCTCGATGATCGCATCATGGGCGCATTGGCGATCCGCCGGCGCGAAGCGGTAGCGATGCGCCGCCTGATGGCGCTCGCGGCCTTTGTCTCGCTCGGCGGCGGTGTCTTTGCGGGGAGTGCGATTTCCCAGCCGGCGGTCGCGGCAAGCCCCCTGACCCCATTCGGCCCGCCTAG is a genomic window of Sphingopyxis sp. FD7 containing:
- the copD gene encoding copper homeostasis membrane protein CopD, which produces MGDPVLIGIRFALYADLMLIAGLAAFPLFALTRSERLAPQSMMASIWRAERWLCAAGLLLSILGMGVLAASMQGVGLLSLELQPFWDLVRETEVGTAWVYRSAALLLALGVAIWMVRWPTTSAAVLAAAGSVAVASLVWSGHAGATEGAAGTVHRISDILHLIAAAVWIGAIGAFLILISPRRVREWPGGLQIAARSLDQFSRVGTICVLVIAATGLVNSQMIVGAENLGRSLGSPYGQLLLAKLALFGLMLALAAANRWRLTPALAAAVPGTDTDNVDADPDLAIAAMRRSLIIEASAALAILALVAWFGTLEPFVTADPV
- the copC gene encoding copper homeostasis periplasmic binding protein CopC, translating into MFMFKSLLPSAAAAFALLLMPATASAHTKLVSSTPAANSTVSKVTSVNLQFNEKIVASTLKTELVMTGMPGMANHAPMKVPYSSMMGKEGKSAMLMLKRPLTAGTYKVTWSAAGADTHRMGSEFSFTVK